The Candidatus Kryptonium sp. genome contains a region encoding:
- a CDS encoding 3-hydroxyacyl-CoA dehydrogenase codes for MNTVGVVGAGRMGSGIAQVMAQAGYDVILFDISNETLQNALERIKSHLQKAIEVGTIKKEQFHSILTKIHPTTKLKHFISADIVFEAVIEDIDVKRKIFQELDDRCPPSTILATNTSSMSVTKIASATENPYRVIGTHFFNPPYVLKLVEVVKAQHTSHEVVEKTVAFLKEIGHSPIIVKDSPGFIVNRISRPLYLEPLRAYEIGFAGIEEIDQAFKLFGLELGPFEIIDYVGLDVNYVVSKSIYERFNYEERFKPVAFLARLVEAGLLGRKTNAGFYYYVGKERKIQEFLKREKISYKFSKKFLNLADTICKKILSQKDELNLSQKVVLALTISMIVNEGYYSLMEDLASVQDINLAFRLVRFPAGPFELAEQIGLKNIVNFLNLAREEFMSERYKPALLLAKV; via the coding sequence ATGAACACTGTTGGAGTCGTTGGAGCAGGAAGAATGGGGAGCGGGATCGCCCAAGTAATGGCGCAAGCTGGCTATGATGTGATACTTTTTGATATATCAAATGAAACTTTGCAAAACGCGCTTGAGAGAATTAAAAGTCATCTTCAAAAAGCAATTGAAGTCGGAACTATTAAGAAAGAACAATTTCATAGCATTTTAACTAAAATTCATCCTACGACTAAGTTAAAACATTTTATAAGTGCAGATATAGTCTTTGAGGCAGTGATTGAAGATATTGATGTCAAGCGGAAAATTTTTCAAGAACTGGATGATAGATGTCCGCCATCAACTATACTTGCAACAAATACTTCTTCAATGTCTGTTACTAAAATCGCCTCTGCAACTGAGAATCCATACAGAGTTATAGGTACTCATTTTTTCAATCCTCCATATGTTTTAAAACTTGTAGAGGTTGTAAAAGCTCAACATACTTCACATGAAGTAGTTGAAAAGACAGTCGCTTTCTTAAAGGAAATCGGACATTCACCAATAATTGTGAAAGATTCGCCCGGTTTCATAGTTAACAGAATATCAAGACCCCTTTATCTTGAGCCGTTGCGCGCTTACGAAATTGGATTTGCTGGAATAGAAGAGATTGATCAAGCGTTTAAACTTTTCGGTCTTGAACTCGGACCATTTGAAATAATTGATTATGTTGGACTTGATGTGAATTATGTCGTTTCAAAATCAATATACGAACGATTTAACTATGAGGAAAGGTTTAAGCCAGTTGCTTTCCTTGCGCGTCTTGTTGAGGCAGGTTTGCTCGGGCGAAAAACAAATGCTGGTTTTTATTACTATGTTGGAAAAGAAAGGAAGATTCAGGAGTTCTTAAAGCGTGAAAAAATTAGTTATAAATTCAGTAAAAAGTTTCTAAACCTCGCTGATACGATATGTAAAAAAATTTTGAGCCAAAAAGATGAATTGAATTTATCTCAAAAAGTTGTGCTTGCCTTGACGATCTCAATGATCGTGAATGAAGGATATTATTCTTTGATGGAAGATCTTGCAAGCGTTCAAGATATAAATCTTGCCTTTCGGCTTGTTAGATTTCCAGCTGGTCCGTTTGAGCTCGCAGAGCAGATCGGTTTGAAAAACATTGTTAATTTTTTGAATCTCGCCCGTGAAGAATTTATGTCGGAAAGATATAAACCAGCTTTGCTACTTGCTAAAGTTTAA
- a CDS encoding zinc-binding dehydrogenase: protein MLTAFLIDIGKIEIKQVEIPKPADGEIVIQVKSALTCGTDLKMYLRGYPKFNFPMLFGHECSGIVYRVGSGVKNFKEGDEVMFANSASCGECYYCKRGDENLCISLVNNIFLGAYSEFAKVPAKIVQKNMFIKPKELSYTQSAFLEPISCIMNGIRNLNLFEKDTILIIGDGAIGLMFTLAIKKFFNVNLIVAGKHPERLEIAKRFGADEIINSSEIDLTQRLNEITNGIGANSVIECTGKPEVWEKSLDLVAKGGQIILFGGCPSGTKVKFDATRIHYDQITIKGIFHFTSKDVKKAYEFLYDNSNELLQLVSGRYKLTEINEVFNKLVNRNGIKYEIVP from the coding sequence ATGTTAACCGCATTTCTAATTGACATTGGCAAGATAGAGATAAAACAGGTTGAGATTCCAAAACCAGCGGATGGTGAAATAGTAATACAAGTAAAATCAGCTCTTACTTGTGGAACTGATTTGAAAATGTATCTTCGTGGATATCCGAAATTTAATTTCCCAATGCTCTTCGGGCATGAATGTTCTGGAATTGTTTATAGAGTTGGTTCGGGAGTGAAAAATTTTAAAGAAGGTGACGAGGTGATGTTTGCAAATTCGGCTTCCTGTGGCGAATGTTATTATTGTAAACGAGGAGATGAAAACCTGTGCATTAGTTTAGTCAACAACATCTTTCTCGGTGCATATTCAGAATTTGCCAAAGTTCCAGCAAAGATAGTTCAGAAAAATATGTTTATTAAGCCTAAGGAACTCTCATACACTCAATCAGCTTTTCTGGAACCAATTTCCTGTATTATGAACGGAATAAGAAATTTAAATTTGTTTGAAAAAGATACAATTTTGATAATCGGTGATGGGGCGATCGGATTGATGTTTACGCTTGCGATAAAAAAATTTTTCAATGTAAACTTGATCGTTGCGGGTAAACATCCGGAACGATTAGAGATTGCGAAAAGATTCGGCGCAGATGAAATTATAAATTCATCTGAAATTGATTTGACACAAAGATTGAATGAAATTACAAACGGTATTGGTGCAAATTCCGTCATTGAATGCACCGGAAAACCTGAGGTTTGGGAAAAAAGCCTTGACCTTGTCGCAAAAGGAGGTCAAATAATTTTATTTGGAGGTTGTCCATCTGGAACAAAAGTAAAATTTGATGCAACGAGAATTCACTATGATCAGATCACAATAAAAGGAATCTTTCACTTCACATCAAAAGATGTTAAAAAGGCCTATGAATTTCTATATGACAATTCAAACGAACTTCTTCAACTTGTTAGCGGTAGGTATAAGTTAACTGAAATTAATGAAGTATTTAATAAACTTGTAAACCGCAATGGTATCAAATATGAAATTGTGCCTTAA
- a CDS encoding lycopene cyclase domain-containing protein → MKTAYLLVDLLSVIIPLIAGFHPKINLYKIFPFMLFSNLIVMMPFIIWDHIFVKLGIWGFNEKYILGYKIFNLPIEEYLFFICIPFACIFTHFVIWERFKKDIQSDLYLLPLGLILLISLVFSIQSGIYTKVIGIFTLASTFITFILFRSDFAKFMRKFIISYFIILVPFVIVNGTLTGSYTPEPIVWYNDGQILGYRFLRIPVEDFLYTFSLIILNIGVTYLLLKANKNLKAQFHI, encoded by the coding sequence ATGAAAACGGCGTATCTATTAGTTGATTTATTATCGGTTATAATTCCACTTATAGCTGGCTTTCACCCCAAAATTAACTTATACAAGATTTTTCCATTTATGTTATTTAGTAATTTAATTGTGATGATGCCGTTCATAATTTGGGATCACATATTTGTGAAACTTGGGATATGGGGCTTTAACGAGAAATATATCTTGGGATATAAAATTTTTAACTTGCCGATTGAAGAATATCTTTTCTTTATATGCATACCGTTTGCTTGTATTTTCACCCACTTTGTTATTTGGGAAAGATTTAAAAAGGATATACAATCAGATCTATATTTACTCCCGCTTGGATTGATATTACTAATCTCACTTGTTTTTTCAATTCAATCTGGGATCTACACAAAAGTAATTGGAATCTTTACTTTAGCAAGCACATTTATAACATTTATATTATTTCGTTCAGATTTTGCTAAATTTATGCGAAAGTTTATAATCTCGTATTTTATTATTCTTGTTCCATTCGTGATCGTCAATGGAACTCTCACAGGCTCATATACCCCCGAACCTATTGTCTGGTATAATGATGGTCAGATACTTGGATATAGGTTTTTAAGGATACCTGTGGAAGACTTTTTATATACTTTTTCGTTGATCATTCTAAATATCGGCGTAACATATCTTTTGTTAAAGGCGAATAAAAATCTTAAGGCACAATTTCATATTTGA
- a CDS encoding sterol desaturase family protein — MTQTFITSLVTLILMEPIVWMIHKYVMHGFLWILHKDHHQKYPKKGLEKNDLFVLFFALVSIAFIYSGVIGKNQITLGIGIGMTAYGVLYFLMHDVLSHQRIKLFKKVKNPYFLAVVRAHKQHHKNLEKDNAECFGFVYLFPIKYYKSAFKDRKNKI, encoded by the coding sequence ATGACGCAAACATTTATAACATCATTGGTAACGCTTATCTTGATGGAGCCTATAGTTTGGATGATACACAAATATGTGATGCACGGTTTTTTATGGATTCTACACAAAGACCATCATCAAAAGTATCCTAAAAAGGGACTTGAGAAAAACGATCTTTTCGTCTTATTCTTCGCTTTGGTTAGCATAGCTTTTATATATTCTGGCGTGATCGGCAAAAATCAGATAACTTTAGGGATCGGAATTGGAATGACTGCTTATGGAGTATTGTATTTCTTAATGCATGATGTTTTATCGCATCAAAGAATAAAACTTTTCAAAAAGGTAAAAAATCCATATTTTTTAGCGGTAGTCAGGGCACACAAACAGCATCATAAAAATCTTGAAAAAGATAACGCTGAATGTTTTGGCTTTGTATATTTATTTCCAATTAAATACTACAAATCGGCATTTAAAGATAGAAAAAACAAAATATGA
- a CDS encoding phytoene/squalene synthase family protein, with product MNYREIYDRFCNNCSKTITNLYSTSFSIGIYLLNKKIRQDIYAIYGFVRLADEIVDTFHDKDKVKLLNEFKKQTYQAISDGFSLNPILHSFQATVNKYKINQDLIEAFFKSMEMDIYMNEYNDKELKQYIYGSAEVVGLMCLAVFTNGHKKLYEELKDYAIKLGSAFQKVNFLRDLRYDNIVLNRRYFNGLDLKNISQSQMQMIIDDIKNELDFSLKGIKRLPSSAKLGVFVAYLYYKSLLNKIKKTPIEVFKTKRIRISNLKKLAIALMAIVKNKIFKM from the coding sequence ATGAACTATCGTGAAATTTACGATAGATTTTGCAACAATTGTAGTAAGACAATTACTAATTTGTATAGTACTTCATTCTCAATAGGGATATATTTGCTAAATAAAAAGATAAGGCAAGATATATACGCAATTTATGGATTCGTAAGATTGGCTGATGAAATCGTTGATACTTTTCATGATAAAGATAAAGTTAAACTTCTAAACGAATTTAAAAAGCAAACATACCAAGCGATCTCAGATGGATTCAGCCTGAATCCAATACTGCATAGTTTTCAAGCGACAGTGAATAAGTATAAAATAAACCAAGATCTCATAGAAGCATTTTTCAAGAGCATGGAAATGGATATTTACATGAATGAATATAACGATAAGGAACTAAAGCAATATATTTACGGATCGGCAGAAGTAGTTGGGCTCATGTGCTTGGCTGTTTTTACAAACGGACATAAAAAACTGTACGAGGAACTCAAAGATTATGCAATCAAACTTGGATCAGCTTTTCAGAAGGTGAATTTTCTGCGAGATTTAAGATACGATAACATTGTCCTCAATAGGCGATATTTCAACGGATTAGATCTAAAAAATATCTCGCAAAGCCAGATGCAAATGATAATAGACGATATTAAAAACGAATTAGACTTTTCACTAAAAGGTATCAAAAGATTGCCATCAAGTGCTAAATTAGGCGTCTTCGTTGCGTATCTTTATTATAAATCTTTGTTGAACAAAATTAAAAAGACGCCAATTGAAGTATTTAAAACGAAAAGAATAAGAATTTCAAATCTAAAAAAACTTGCTATTGCTTTGATGGCTATCGTTAAAAATAAAATTTTTAAGATGTGA